The Actinocatenispora sera genome has a window encoding:
- the rpsJ gene encoding 30S ribosomal protein S10: MAGQKIRIRLKAYDHEVVDSSARKIVETVTRTGAQVAGPVPLPTEINRFCVIRSPHKYKDSREHFEMRTHKRLIDIIDPTPKTVDSLMRLDLPAGVDIEIKL; this comes from the coding sequence ATGGCGGGACAGAAGATCCGCATCCGGCTGAAGGCCTACGACCACGAGGTCGTCGACTCCTCGGCGCGAAAGATCGTCGAGACGGTGACGCGCACCGGGGCGCAGGTCGCTGGCCCGGTGCCGCTGCCCACGGAAATCAACCGTTTCTGCGTCATCCGCTCGCCGCACAAGTACAAGGACTCGCGCGAGCACTTCGAGATGCGTACGCACAAGCGGCTGATCGACATCATCGACCCGACTCCGAAGACCGTCGACTCGCTGATGCGGCTTGACCTGCCGGCCGGCGTCGACATCGAGATCAAGCTGTAG
- the rplC gene encoding 50S ribosomal protein L3, with protein MDRQVKGILGTKLGMTQVWDEFNRVVPVTVVQAGPCVVTQVRTEDKDGYSAVQLAFGSIDPRKVNKPRAGHFAKAGVTPRRYVVEIRTSDAAEYELGAEVTLNDFGGVGLVDVTGRTKGKGFAGVMKRHGFHGLKASHGVERKHRSPGSIGGCATPGRVFKGVRMAGRMGSDRFTAQNLSIVDVDTENNLLLVKGAIPGPTNGLVLIRTAAKQALRKGGVK; from the coding sequence ATGGACAGGCAAGTCAAGGGAATCCTGGGCACCAAGCTCGGCATGACCCAGGTCTGGGACGAGTTCAACCGGGTCGTCCCGGTGACCGTGGTGCAGGCCGGACCGTGCGTCGTCACCCAGGTCCGTACCGAGGACAAGGACGGCTACTCGGCCGTGCAGCTGGCGTTCGGTTCGATCGACCCGCGCAAGGTGAACAAGCCGCGGGCCGGCCACTTCGCCAAGGCGGGCGTCACGCCGCGCCGGTACGTGGTGGAGATCCGCACCAGCGATGCCGCCGAGTACGAGCTGGGCGCCGAGGTCACGCTGAACGACTTCGGCGGCGTCGGCCTGGTCGACGTGACCGGCCGTACCAAGGGCAAGGGCTTCGCCGGTGTGATGAAGCGGCATGGCTTCCATGGCCTGAAGGCCTCGCACGGCGTCGAGCGCAAGCACCGTTCGCCGGGCTCGATCGGCGGCTGCGCCACTCCGGGTCGCGTCTTCAAGGGCGTGCGGATGGCCGGCCGGATGGGCTCCGACCGGTTCACCGCGCAGAACCTCTCGATCGTCGACGTCGACACGGAGAACAACCTCCTGCTGGTCAAGGGTGCGATCCCCGGCCCGACGAACGGGCTGGTGCTGATCCGCACGGCGGCCAAGCAGGCGCTGCGCAAGGGCGGTGTCAAGTGA
- the rplD gene encoding 50S ribosomal protein L4 produces the protein MTEVKVLDREGKDAGSAELPDDIFDVQANIPLMHQVVVAQLAAARQGTHKAKTRGEVSGGGKKPYRQKGTGRARQGSTRAPQFAGGGTVHGPVPRDYSQRTPKKMKRAALRGALSDRARAEQVFVVSSLVEGDTPSTKSALTALRQVTKAARVLVAVAREDELTWKSLRNAPEVHLLAADQLNTYDVLVNDDVVFVGDALDEFLGVQGHGSASASEEEQA, from the coding sequence GTGACTGAGGTGAAGGTACTGGACCGCGAGGGCAAGGACGCCGGCTCGGCCGAGCTGCCCGACGACATCTTCGACGTCCAGGCGAACATCCCGCTGATGCACCAGGTCGTGGTGGCTCAGCTGGCCGCGGCCCGGCAGGGCACGCACAAGGCCAAGACCCGCGGCGAGGTCTCCGGCGGCGGCAAGAAGCCGTACCGGCAGAAGGGCACCGGCCGGGCCCGCCAGGGTTCGACCCGGGCGCCGCAGTTCGCCGGCGGTGGCACCGTGCACGGCCCCGTACCGCGGGACTACTCGCAGCGCACCCCCAAGAAGATGAAGCGCGCGGCACTGCGCGGCGCGCTGTCCGACCGGGCGCGTGCCGAGCAGGTGTTCGTGGTCTCCTCGCTGGTCGAGGGGGACACCCCGAGCACGAAGAGCGCGCTGACCGCGCTGCGCCAGGTGACCAAGGCCGCCCGGGTGCTCGTCGCGGTGGCTCGCGAGGACGAGCTCACCTGGAAGAGCCTGCGCAACGCGCCCGAGGTGCACCTGCTCGCCGCCGACCAGCTCAACACGTACGACGTGCTGGTCAACGACGACGTGGTGTTCGTCGGCGACGCGCTCGACGAGTTCCTGGGCGTGCAGGGGCACGGTTCGGCCTCGGCGAGTGAGGAGGAGCAGGCATGA
- the rplW gene encoding 50S ribosomal protein L23, protein MSGVSFNDPRDVIDKPVVSEKSYGLLDQNKYTFLVHPDSNKTQIKIAIQQIFNVKVLSVNTINRQGKRKRTRTGFGKRKDTKRAIVTLAPGDRIEAFGGPVS, encoded by the coding sequence ATGAGCGGCGTGAGCTTCAACGACCCGCGCGACGTGATCGACAAGCCGGTCGTCTCGGAGAAGAGTTACGGCCTGCTGGACCAGAACAAGTACACGTTCCTGGTCCACCCGGACTCGAACAAGACGCAGATCAAGATCGCGATCCAGCAGATCTTCAACGTGAAGGTGCTGTCGGTCAACACGATCAACCGGCAGGGCAAGCGCAAGCGCACCCGGACCGGTTTCGGGAAGCGCAAGGACACCAAGCGGGCGATCGTGACCCTCGCTCCGGGCGACCGGATCGAGGCGTTCGGCGGCCCGGTTTCCTGA
- the rplB gene encoding 50S ribosomal protein L2: protein MGIRKYKPTTPGRRGSSVADFAEITRSTPEKSLLRPLHNKGGRNAQGKITQRRQGGGHKRQYRLIDFRRNDKDGIPAKVAHIEYDPNRTARIALLHFADGTKRYILAPRNLGQGATVESGPAADIQPGNNKPLRNIPVGTTVHAVELRPGGGAKLGRSAGASIQLQAKEGMYATLRLPSGETRMVDVRCRATIGEVGNAEQSNINWGKAGRMRWKGRRPKVRGVAMNPVDHPHGGGEGKTSGGRNPVNPNGKPEGRTRRQGKESDRLIVRRRYANRKR, encoded by the coding sequence ATGGGCATCCGCAAGTACAAGCCGACCACGCCGGGTCGTCGCGGCTCGTCCGTGGCCGACTTCGCGGAAATCACGCGAAGCACGCCGGAGAAGTCGCTGCTGCGTCCGCTGCACAACAAGGGCGGTCGCAACGCGCAGGGCAAGATCACCCAGCGTCGGCAGGGTGGTGGGCACAAGCGGCAGTACCGCCTGATCGACTTCCGTCGCAACGACAAGGACGGCATCCCGGCGAAGGTCGCGCACATCGAGTACGACCCGAACCGCACCGCCCGCATCGCGCTGCTGCACTTCGCCGACGGCACCAAGCGCTACATCCTGGCGCCGCGGAACCTCGGCCAGGGCGCGACCGTCGAGTCCGGCCCGGCCGCCGACATCCAGCCCGGCAACAACAAGCCGCTGCGCAACATCCCGGTCGGTACCACGGTGCACGCCGTGGAGCTGCGGCCCGGTGGTGGCGCGAAGCTGGGCCGGTCCGCCGGCGCCAGCATCCAGCTGCAGGCCAAGGAGGGCATGTACGCCACGCTGCGGCTGCCCTCCGGTGAGACCCGGATGGTCGACGTGCGCTGCCGCGCCACGATCGGCGAGGTGGGCAACGCCGAGCAGTCGAACATCAACTGGGGCAAGGCCGGCCGGATGCGCTGGAAGGGTCGGCGGCCGAAGGTTCGTGGTGTCGCGATGAACCCGGTTGACCACCCGCACGGCGGTGGTGAGGGCAAGACCTCCGGTGGTCGTAACCCGGTCAACCCGAACGGTAAGCCCGAAGGCCGGACCCGGCGTCAGGGCAAGGAGTCCGACCGGCTCATCGTTCGTCGTCGTTACGCCAACCGGAAGCGCTAG
- the rpsS gene encoding 30S ribosomal protein S19: protein MPRSLKKGPFVDDHLMKKVEVQNDKGTKNVIKTWSRRSTITPEMLGHTIAVHNGRKHIPVFITEAMVGHKLGEFALTRTFKGHEKDDRKSRRR from the coding sequence ATGCCTCGCAGCCTCAAGAAGGGCCCCTTCGTCGACGACCACCTGATGAAGAAGGTGGAAGTCCAGAACGACAAGGGCACCAAGAACGTCATCAAGACCTGGTCTCGCCGGTCCACGATCACGCCCGAGATGCTCGGTCACACGATCGCGGTGCACAACGGCCGCAAGCACATCCCGGTGTTCATCACCGAGGCGATGGTCGGGCACAAGCTCGGCGAGTTCGCGCTGACCCGCACGTTCAAGGGTCACGAGAAGGACGACAGGAAGAGCCGGCGTCGCTGA
- the rplV gene encoding 50S ribosomal protein L22, which translates to MPTKGDATAPPGARAVARHVRTSPMKARRVVNLVRGMSAKEALTVLKFAPQAASEPVYKVVASAIANAENNERLDPDSLLISEAYVDEGPTLRRFRPRAQGRAYRIRKRTCHITIVVESVQAAPADRKGAKKAAAKKAAPAKKAAEPAASAEGEATTAAAAEATTAGEKESAE; encoded by the coding sequence ATGCCAACTAAGGGCGACGCTACTGCGCCTCCCGGCGCGCGGGCGGTTGCGCGACACGTGCGCACCTCGCCGATGAAGGCGCGCCGTGTGGTCAACCTCGTTCGCGGGATGTCCGCGAAGGAGGCCCTCACGGTGCTCAAGTTCGCCCCCCAGGCAGCCAGCGAGCCGGTCTACAAGGTGGTTGCCTCCGCGATCGCCAACGCCGAGAACAACGAGCGGCTGGACCCGGATTCGTTGCTCATCAGCGAGGCGTACGTCGACGAGGGGCCGACACTGCGGCGCTTCCGTCCGCGTGCCCAGGGTCGGGCGTACCGGATCCGCAAGCGCACCTGCCACATCACGATCGTGGTGGAGAGCGTGCAGGCGGCACCGGCGGACCGGAAGGGCGCCAAGAAGGCGGCGGCGAAGAAGGCCGCGCCGGCGAAGAAGGCGGCCGAGCCGGCGGCGAGCGCCGAGGGCGAGGCTACGACGGCTGCGGCGGCAGAAGCCACGACGGCCGGCGAGAAGGAGAGCGCGGAGTAA
- the rpsC gene encoding 30S ribosomal protein S3 — translation MGQKVHPHGFRLGISTDWTSRWYADKLYKDYVAEDVKIRRMISGGLERAGISRVDIERTRDRVRVDIHSARPGIVIGRKGAEADRIRGELEKLTKKQIQLNILEVKNPESDAQLVAQGIAEQLAQRVAFRRAMRKAIQSAMRNPLVKGIRVQCGGRLGGAEMSRSEFYREGRVPLHTLRANIDYGFFEARTTFGRIGVKVWIYKGEAVPGREQPEVPSGRPRRDRNDRPRRTRSGSSGTTAGGTEAGRAAAAERQGGRPAPEPAASSTAPAAETSQEG, via the coding sequence ATGGGTCAGAAGGTCCACCCGCACGGGTTCCGGCTCGGTATCAGCACCGACTGGACCTCCCGGTGGTACGCGGACAAGCTGTACAAGGACTACGTCGCCGAGGATGTCAAGATCCGTCGGATGATCTCCGGTGGCCTGGAGCGGGCCGGTATCTCCCGGGTCGACATCGAGCGCACCCGGGACCGGGTCCGCGTCGACATCCACTCCGCGCGTCCCGGCATCGTGATCGGCCGCAAGGGCGCCGAGGCGGACCGCATCCGCGGTGAGCTGGAGAAGCTGACGAAGAAGCAGATCCAGCTCAACATCCTCGAGGTGAAGAACCCCGAGTCGGACGCCCAGCTCGTCGCGCAGGGCATCGCCGAGCAGCTGGCCCAGCGGGTCGCGTTCCGGCGGGCGATGCGCAAGGCGATCCAGTCGGCCATGCGCAACCCGCTGGTCAAGGGCATCCGGGTGCAGTGCGGCGGCCGCCTCGGCGGCGCCGAGATGTCGCGCTCGGAGTTCTACCGCGAGGGTCGTGTTCCGCTGCACACGCTGCGCGCCAACATCGACTACGGCTTCTTCGAGGCCCGGACCACCTTCGGCCGTATCGGCGTGAAGGTCTGGATCTACAAGGGCGAGGCCGTACCGGGTCGTGAGCAGCCGGAGGTTCCGTCCGGCCGTCCGCGCCGGGACCGCAACGACCGTCCGCGGCGCACCCGGTCGGGTTCGTCCGGCACGACCGCCGGCGGTACCGAGGCGGGTCGCGCGGCCGCGGCCGAGCGTCAGGGCGGTCGCCCGGCGCCCGAGCCGGCTGCATCTTCGACGGCCCCCGCGGCCGAGACGAGTCAGGAGGGCTGA
- the rplP gene encoding 50S ribosomal protein L16 has translation MLIPRKPPKGFRKPHHPTRRGKSKGGTRVAFGEFGIQALEPAYVTNRQIEAARIAMTRHIKRGGKVWITIFPDQALTKKPAETRMGSGKGSPEWWVANVKPGRVMFELSFPNEAVAREALTRAIHKLPMKCRIVKREVGEV, from the coding sequence ATGCTGATTCCGCGTAAGCCCCCGAAGGGCTTCCGGAAGCCGCATCACCCGACGCGCCGCGGCAAGTCCAAGGGCGGCACCCGGGTGGCGTTCGGCGAGTTCGGCATCCAGGCGCTGGAGCCGGCGTACGTGACCAACCGGCAGATCGAGGCCGCACGTATCGCCATGACCCGCCACATCAAGCGTGGCGGCAAGGTCTGGATCACCATCTTCCCGGACCAGGCGCTGACCAAGAAGCCGGCCGAGACCCGGATGGGTTCCGGTAAGGGTTCGCCCGAGTGGTGGGTCGCCAACGTGAAGCCCGGTCGGGTGATGTTCGAGCTGTCGTTCCCGAACGAAGCGGTCGCGCGTGAGGCGCTGACCCGCGCGATCCACAAGCTTCCGATGAAGTGCCGGATCGTGAAGCGCGAAGTGGGTGAGGTCTGA
- the rpmC gene encoding 50S ribosomal protein L29, with product MAAGTPSGELRELGDEELATKLGEAKAELFNLRVQGATGQLDNNRRLQVVRREIARIYTIMRERELGLSAAPSEVA from the coding sequence ATGGCGGCTGGTACGCCTTCTGGTGAGCTGCGCGAGCTCGGCGACGAGGAGCTCGCGACGAAGCTCGGCGAGGCCAAGGCGGAGCTGTTCAACCTCCGCGTGCAGGGTGCCACCGGGCAGCTGGACAACAACCGTCGGCTCCAGGTGGTACGCCGGGAGATCGCCCGGATCTACACGATCATGCGTGAGCGCGAGCTCGGCCTCAGCGCTGCGCCCAGCGAGGTTGCGTAA
- the rpsQ gene encoding 30S ribosomal protein S17: MSEQTTEQRGRRKVREGLVVSDKMDKTVVVAVEDRVKHPLYGKVMRRTNKLKAHDEQNQCGVGDRVRLMETRPQSATKRWRVVEILEKAK; the protein is encoded by the coding sequence ATGAGCGAGCAGACGACAGAGCAGCGTGGCCGCCGCAAGGTCCGTGAGGGCCTGGTGGTCAGCGACAAGATGGACAAGACCGTCGTGGTCGCCGTGGAGGACAGGGTCAAGCACCCCCTGTACGGCAAGGTCATGCGGCGGACCAACAAGCTCAAGGCGCACGACGAGCAGAACCAGTGCGGCGTCGGCGACCGGGTGCGTCTGATGGAGACGCGCCCGCAGTCGGCGACGAAGCGGTGGCGGGTCGTCGAGATCCTGGAGAAGGCCAAGTAA
- the rplN gene encoding 50S ribosomal protein L14 produces MIQQESRLRVADNTGARQILCIRVLGGSGRRYASIGDVIVATVKDAIPGAGVKKGDVVKAVVVRTAKEKRRPDGSYIRFDENAAVLIRDGGDPRGTRIFGPVGRELRDKKFMKIISLAPEVL; encoded by the coding sequence GTGATTCAGCAGGAGTCGCGACTGCGCGTCGCCGACAACACGGGTGCCAGGCAGATTCTGTGCATCCGGGTGCTCGGCGGCTCCGGTCGGCGCTACGCGAGCATCGGCGACGTCATCGTGGCCACAGTCAAGGACGCGATCCCGGGCGCCGGTGTGAAGAAGGGCGACGTGGTCAAGGCCGTGGTCGTCCGTACCGCCAAGGAAAAGCGCCGGCCGGATGGCTCGTACATCCGCTTCGACGAGAACGCAGCGGTCCTGATCCGGGACGGCGGGGACCCTCGGGGCACCCGCATCTTCGGGCCGGTCGGCCGGGAGCTGCGCGACAAGAAGTTCATGAAGATCATCTCCCTGGCACCGGAGGTGTTGTAG
- the rplX gene encoding 50S ribosomal protein L24: MKVKKGDTVLVIAGKDRGAKGKVIAAYPEQNRVLVEGVNRVKKHTKIQTSQRGSQSGGIVTQEASIHVSNVMVIDGDGNPTRVGYRKDESGRNVRISRRSEKDL; encoded by the coding sequence ATGAAGGTCAAGAAGGGCGACACGGTCCTCGTCATCGCCGGCAAGGACCGGGGCGCGAAGGGCAAGGTCATCGCGGCCTACCCGGAGCAGAACCGGGTTCTGGTCGAGGGCGTGAACCGCGTCAAGAAGCACACGAAGATCCAGACGTCCCAGCGCGGTTCCCAGAGTGGCGGCATCGTCACCCAGGAGGCGTCGATCCACGTCAGCAACGTGATGGTGATCGACGGCGACGGGAACCCGACCCGGGTGGGTTACCGCAAGGACGAGTCCGGGCGCAACGTGCGGATTTCCCGGCGCTCCGAGAAGGACCTGTGA